CTCTTTCCGGTTAATGCATCCACGATGGAGTTACGGGTTGTCAATTCTGAAAACCAGAAGAAAGGAAAGAACTGGTAATCCATGTTGCGTCTCAAATCAGTGCAGGAAGGCACTAAAGGTCTGGGATTTCGAGGATACAGTTTATAGACTCGTCGAACTAGAGCTTCAGCAAAGTATTTGACAAGTTTGTCATCATTGTCTGTCAGGATATCCTTGATGAGTGAATCAGCAAGATGCAGGTCCCCAGCTTCAATTGCCTTGGCACAATCCAACAATTTGTTGAAACCAGGAGTAGCCATTTTAACAGATAAGTGATCCCTTGATTTTTGTAGATGGCTTCAGTTCAAGCACCAAGGAGTTTCTGGTTTAAGTTCTCATGGAGAAACCAGCTCCTCTAGATGCTATCATTTGATCAATGTCCTCTCCTAGTTTACTTCCAGAAATCAACAGGAAAATGTTAAGAGTTTGGATACAAACATCAACTGTTTCAATGAAAAACTCCACCCCTTTTtgtattgtaattaaaaaaaggtaattattaaatcattacaaaacaaatcatactAAGAGACAAGATAGGTTTTCCATGAAAGGACTCTTACGTTTGTCAGGAAAACAGACAATACGAAGTTACAAGGATCAAATGAAGGTGCCATAATTTACAAAGGTAAATGACTCA
This DNA window, taken from Populus alba chromosome 17, ASM523922v2, whole genome shotgun sequence, encodes the following:
- the LOC118027880 gene encoding DELLA protein GAI1-like, which codes for MATPGFNKLLDCAKAIEAGDLHLADSLIKDILTDNDDKLVKYFAEALVRRVYKLYPRNPRPLVPSCTDLRRNMDYQFFPFFWFSELTTRNSIVDALTGKRRVQVIDFSLMANGRRWCLLLDIVDG